From the genome of Phoenix dactylifera cultivar Barhee BC4 unplaced genomic scaffold, palm_55x_up_171113_PBpolish2nd_filt_p 000605F, whole genome shotgun sequence:
GCCTTTCTGCCTCCAATGGTGGGTCAGTTGAAGAATTTGTCCCTTCTTCGATCCGTGACAATTACAACTGGAGGCTTGGGATCCACAGTACTATTTCCACTGTCCAGGTCTATTTTGAGCCATTATTTGCTCATAAAATTGAATGGAATTAGGAACTCTATCCACAATGAAATGACAATTGGCCGGTAAATATGCCATCAGATGGTTTGGATTTTTCTATTAGAAAGAGGGGGCCAAAGCTGCCTTATTTATTTAATCTAACAAGAGCTAACCTATTATGAGACCGATCCATTTTGTTCGAAAATTAGGTCAAGCAAGTTTACGATCCAGTCTATAGGTCTGGATCTTGATTGAAACCTCCCTACCCTTCCACAACCCTTATGGTAGGAGTAGGACTAAAAATCGATGCTACAGTTGTTCCCTTAGTCTCCAAAGGCCTGAATTTTTGGTGTTTATGCTGCAAAGATTACACTGTAATTTAGTTAATAGTTTGAATGTCCAAATTTGCTCCATATCCTATTTGGGTATGAATGAGATGCACTGCAAACATCATGGGGCCCAACATGTGAATCATGCATGTATCTCAAATACTTATCGGCATGATGTACCACCAACCCCACATTTCACAATCAATGTCAGCCTCTGTCGGATATAATTTGTACCCTTCCTGAAGCCACCACAAAGCGAGACTACGTCCTCATACCGAGCTGAGAACTGCATGGTGTGGTTAATTAAAAGCGGCGGTTCGACCATTTCAGCCTAAACAAGTTTGGCTTAAGAGCGATTCTTGGGTGGTAATCACTTGGATTAAGTCTTGCGAGGCAGTTTATGGAACTCCTTTAGAAAGCTATATCACCCCCCGGTAATTGATATTTGGCAGGTGGCTGACCCTATAGAATCTTTCTGTGCTTCCCAAACCCATCTGCAGGAGAATCAGGATAGTGCATGGAATGCTATTTGGGATGCCAATTTCCCTCCATTACTGGCTAGTTTAGTTCTTGCTTATTGTATGGGAGTTATTTTTGAACGTTGTAACTAGCTAGGCACATAAGGAAAGAGAGATTAGGCCAAGAACTTTCAACATAGGCtacaaaacaagaagaaaaaggaacaagagaaaaggAAGATTGCAACATAATTATAATTTAAGACCAAAGCTCAATCCAGTTATGGATTAGTGCCGAGTTGAAATAGATGCTGACCAACCAGATAAGATAGCTGAAAGGCAGCAGCAAGTCATTGCGTTCGACATCCAAAAGTGGACAGTCCCACTCCTTTGCGCCACGTTCACGCTTTTAGTTTGCTCCAACCGGAATGGGACATGAAGCCCCCAGCCAAACTTTGTTAATGATATGAAACCTCCAATGAACGTGTGTCCAGTATAAGGCATAAGCTGGTCTCATGTGACATATCTATAATAAGAAGATGCATCGCTGCAATTAGCTAGAAAATATTGCATCGTATAAAGCTAAAGGAATGTTAATTGGAAGGAAtcgtttttcctttttgttcttttgcGTGTAAGATCAATCATACCCAAACAAGATCAACAACTATTTGTACATCAACCAATACATTGGGACTTTATTGCACGTACACACACACGACTAGGTTCCACATATGAACCGGCAAGGACGGGAATCCTGGTACAGAAATGTAGAACACCACAGCACCGGCGTCTCTCATGAAGAAGTACATAGTATTTGTCAGATCCTATCGCGACACCGTTGCTAGTGGACGGAGTGATCATGGTGGTGGCGGGCCGCGCGGTCTATGGTGATGAGGCGGCGGACCGGGCGGCCGCGGCCCTCGTGGTTCTGGCCGGGGTGGCGGCGGCCTCGGCTGTTCTGGACGGGGCGGCGGACGTCCCGGCGGCGGGGGCCTGGGCGGTTCTGGCCTGGGCGGCGGGCCCCTCGGCGGTTCTGGCCGGGGCGGCGGGCCCTTGGGCGGTTCTGGCCGGGGCGGCGGGGCCCTGGGCGGTTCTGGCCTGGGCGGCGGGGCCCTGGGAGGTTCTGGCCGGGGCGGCGGGGCCCTGGGAGATTGTGGCCGGGGCGGCGGGGCCCTTGGCGGTCTGGCCGGGGCGGCGGGGACCTGGGCGGTTCTGGCCGGGGCGGCGGGGGCCTGGGAGGTTCCGGGCGAGGAGGCGGAGGGCCGGGTGGGCGTGGCCGGGGTTCAGGCCGGGGCGGCATGGTGATGAAAAGGGATGGTATGTAAGAGTATGTTTGGTTAAAGATCCGGAAGGTGGCCTCTTAATTATAGGGGAGATGGAGGACGCAGTTGCTTGGCTTGGAGGCCAAAAATGAAAGCTTGTCATCATCATGATAGTTTGCCTTTGACTTGTCGTTGGATGGACTGCATCACCATGGATGATTCTTACTTCTTAGTTAAGAATTCAGAGAAATTATCAGCTTCTCACCATCCTGGGGGCAATGCATCCCGGTTGGAAGAAGAACAGGGGACCAAGGTTACGGGTTGTCAGCAAATTAATGCGTCTCTTGGAACAACTTTACCTCGGTAGTATGGCTTCGGTCAGGCAGGGCCGCAGGAGGGTTCTGAGTGGCCTTAGAAACAGTGTAAGTTTTAACATGGCTGGCCCATTTGCATCCCTAGGTTGGTATCACACACTCATAGAGTGCTACTTTTATctaaaagattatgacaacaacaactgaaaattatcttcctcttctttcccagTTCCCATCGGAACCATTGGGAATTCAtcgatatgattttttttaattaatgtaAGAGTAGCAAAGTCAAATATGtattatttgtttttcttttttcttttcagctTTTGGCCTAATTTACAAAATGCGTTTATGTTCAGTTATGTTGAATTGGGTCTCCTCTTTTTCGATTTAAGTTTAATTGGACCTGGCCCCTtacttaggttctaattggCTCTGTATGTAGCAAGCCTGAAACCATTCGTTTGACGCTAATCGTCGATTCAGACGTAGCAAATGTGGTCGTGTCCATTTACTTTGGTTGGATGGGTTCTTTTGATGACAATTTTGGCCTGGGTTGCGCTCCTTCCACTTGAGAGttcttttgatgattagttGGGCCTCTCCCCACTATATCTAGGCCGAACTCACTCGGCCTAATCTCGATCTTGTTTCAAATTCAGCTGAAACTACTGGAAACTCAATAAAAACTGAAAGATACTTGGCTTCAAATATTTggatttcttcttttatttgtttgtttgtctTTTATTTGGAGAGAGAAATCCACCTTAGTTCATCCACGTTATTATCCTCCAAATAATTACTAAAATAATGAAAAGTTGTagaagagaaagaaattaaaataaaatgaaataaagTGATGGAGAAGAGAATTAAAACCAGCAGAAGAACACAAAAGACATAGCATGTCTTTCGATGCTGCACCACCTATATCTCCACCTAGACACTGATCATATTTCAATTGAAAacacaaacaaaaataaaaaaaaacaaaacttgAAGCACCACCATACCACTTAAATGAAATTGCCTAGATTCTTCTTTTGAAGCCTATAACATTACACTCGAAAGAAGTCATGACATTTATAATAGACCGTTCTTTATCGTACTATATCCATATCGAATTGGTATATGATATCTAACATACTAATATTCGGTACACCAAAttttataatatcatattacgtatattgatattgtaataaaaTGATGTTGGTATAGAATCCAGTGCTGAAACGATAAACCTTGCACTATAGACCAAGCTTCACGTGCTTGAAAGTAACCAAGTGCAATTTAAAGGATAAAAAGACACATAGAAGTACCATCAAAGCCTGTAGGGATCCAGCACAGTGAGGTATTAGGTGCGGCCTCTGTGCCTCTGATATGGACCCGTCGCGTAGGACCACCGGATAATTCAAAGACTACGTCCCTTCTCAGGTAGGCCAGCCGGTGACTGTAACAAGAGCTATGAGCTTTGGGTCCATTGTACTACACAATTTTAGTGGTCCATATGGGTCAGCTGGCATTGTAGATGCCATTGGA
Proteins encoded in this window:
- the LOC120106692 gene encoding spidroin-2-like — its product is MVVAGRAVYGDEAADRAAAALVVLAGVAAASAVLDGAADVPAAGAWAVLAWAAGPSAVLAGAAGPWAVLAGAAGPWAVLAWAAGPWEVLAGAAGPWEIVAGAAGPLAVWPGRRGPGRFWPGRRGPGRFRARRRRAGWAWPGFRPGRHGDEKG